One region of Culex pipiens pallens isolate TS chromosome 2, TS_CPP_V2, whole genome shotgun sequence genomic DNA includes:
- the LOC120427863 gene encoding cytochrome P450 CYP12A2-like isoform X1 codes for MLQSVVKLQACRSTAATSQVLARFRSVQAQPVSSTSEGHGEVEYTNALPYSKIPRPSFLQMMVGFAPGGRYNNLTFPDLHRSFRRDYGDIMVMPGQFGRKDMVMTFQPDDFKKLFRTEGQWPNRIALDTFVHYRKNVRPEVFKGMGGLVNEQGENWQSFRTIVNPVMMQPKTIQLYVDKLDEIAREFMGIIGEIRDEKNETPADFSQWLNRWALETVGVLALDTRLGVLGKDISADTKSIMTNIREFFELSYHLDILPSIWRYYKTPTFKRLMTVLDELTRIIMAKVDEAVIRLDKNPSQDSDSQSVLEKLLKVNRDVAVVMAFDMLLAGVDTTSSATSGILYCLAKNPEKQAKLREELRAILPNKDSPLTPENMKNLPYLRACIKEGLRMYPPVAGNVRQAGKDIVLQGYQIPKGTDVAMASMILHSGEEYFERGNEFLPERWLKETSGCPSGKDVHPFLFLPFGFGPRTCVGRRMAMLEMEMLVARITRQFEYRWNYDELRILSSLVLIPENEMKFEMVEVDS; via the exons ATGCTCCAAAGTGTCGTCAAGTTGCAGGCATGTCGTTCAACGGCAGCTACGAGCCAGGTGTTGGCTCGTTTTCGGTCCGTTCAGGCTCAACCGGTGTCGTCGACCTCGGAAGGTCACGGTGAAGTCGAGTACACGAATGCCCTACCGTACAGCAAGATTCCACGACCGAGCTTCCTGCAGATGATGGTCGGTTTCGCACCTGGAG GTCGTTACAACAACCTCACCTTCCCGGATCTGCATCGCAGCTTTCGACGGGATTACGGTGACATCATGGTCATGCCGGGACAGTTTGGCCGTAAGGATATGGTGATGACATTCCAGCCGGACGACTTCAAGAAGCTGTTCCGCACCGAGGGACAGTGGCCCAACCGGATCGCGCTGGACACCTTCGTGCACTACCGGAAGAACGTGCGACCGGAGGTGTTCAAGGGAATGGGAGGGCTGGTGAACGAGCAAGGGGAGAACTGGCAAAGCTTTCGAACGATCGTTAATCCGGTAATGATGCAGCCAAAGACGATTCAGCTGTACGTTGATAAGCTGGACGAGATCGCGAGAGAGTTCATGGGAAT AATTGGAGAAATACGCGATGAGAAGAATGAGACGCCAGCTGACTTCAGTCAGTGGTTGAATCGATGGGCTTTGGAGACGGTTGGAGTCTTAGCTTTGGACACCCGGTTGGGAGTGCTAGGAAAGGATATTTCTGCGGATACCAAGAGCATCATGACG AATATCCGAGAGTTCTTCGAGCTGTCCTACCACTTGGACATCTTACCATCGATCTGGCGATACTACAAGACACCAACGTTCAAACGCCTCATGACTGTATTGGATGAACTCACGAGAATAATTATGGCCAAGGTAGACGAAGCTGTGATCCGGCTGGACAAGAATCCGAGCCAAGACAGTGACAGCCAAAGTGTGCTGGAGAAACTGCTAAAGGTCAATCGCGATGTAGCGGTTGTGATGGCGTTCGATATGCTGCTGGCTGGAGTTGATACG ACCTCCTCCGCAACATCCGGTATTCTGTACTGCTTAGCAAAGAACCCGGAGAAGCAGGCAAAGTTGCGGGAAGAACTACGAGCGATCCTCCCGAATAAGGACTCCCCGTTGACGCCGGAAAACATGAAGAACCTACCGTATCTTCGAGCGTGCATCAAGGAAGGTCTTCGGATGTACCCTCCGGTAGCTGGAAATGTGCGCCAAGCTGGGAAGGACATCGTCCTACAGGGTTACCAAATTCCCAAGGGG ACGGACGTTGCCATGGCTTCGATGATCCTGCACAGCGGAGAAGAGTACTTCGAGCGGGGTAACGAGTTCCTGCCGGAACGATGGCTCAAGGAAACTTCAGGATGTCCCAGCGGTAAGGACGTACATCCGTTCCTGTTCCTGCCGTTCGGGTTTGGTCCGCGGACTTGCGTGGGTCGTCGAATGGCCATGCTGGAGATGGAGATGCTGGTAGCACGAATTACGCGGCAATTTGAGTACCGGTGGAACTATGACGAGCTGAGGATTCTGAGCTCGCTGGTGCTGATTCCGGAGAACGAGATGAAGTTTGAGATGGTGGAAGTGGATAGTTAA
- the LOC120427863 gene encoding probable cytochrome P450 12a4, mitochondrial isoform X2 — MRELRSSLRRKQSRCLPPTGRYNNLTFPDLHRSFRRDYGDIMVMPGQFGRKDMVMTFQPDDFKKLFRTEGQWPNRIALDTFVHYRKNVRPEVFKGMGGLVNEQGENWQSFRTIVNPVMMQPKTIQLYVDKLDEIAREFMGIIGEIRDEKNETPADFSQWLNRWALETVGVLALDTRLGVLGKDISADTKSIMTNIREFFELSYHLDILPSIWRYYKTPTFKRLMTVLDELTRIIMAKVDEAVIRLDKNPSQDSDSQSVLEKLLKVNRDVAVVMAFDMLLAGVDTTSSATSGILYCLAKNPEKQAKLREELRAILPNKDSPLTPENMKNLPYLRACIKEGLRMYPPVAGNVRQAGKDIVLQGYQIPKGTDVAMASMILHSGEEYFERGNEFLPERWLKETSGCPSGKDVHPFLFLPFGFGPRTCVGRRMAMLEMEMLVARITRQFEYRWNYDELRILSSLVLIPENEMKFEMVEVDS, encoded by the exons ATGCGTGAGCTGCGCAGTTCACTACGAAGAAAACAAAGCAGATGTTTG CCACCAACAGGTCGTTACAACAACCTCACCTTCCCGGATCTGCATCGCAGCTTTCGACGGGATTACGGTGACATCATGGTCATGCCGGGACAGTTTGGCCGTAAGGATATGGTGATGACATTCCAGCCGGACGACTTCAAGAAGCTGTTCCGCACCGAGGGACAGTGGCCCAACCGGATCGCGCTGGACACCTTCGTGCACTACCGGAAGAACGTGCGACCGGAGGTGTTCAAGGGAATGGGAGGGCTGGTGAACGAGCAAGGGGAGAACTGGCAAAGCTTTCGAACGATCGTTAATCCGGTAATGATGCAGCCAAAGACGATTCAGCTGTACGTTGATAAGCTGGACGAGATCGCGAGAGAGTTCATGGGAAT AATTGGAGAAATACGCGATGAGAAGAATGAGACGCCAGCTGACTTCAGTCAGTGGTTGAATCGATGGGCTTTGGAGACGGTTGGAGTCTTAGCTTTGGACACCCGGTTGGGAGTGCTAGGAAAGGATATTTCTGCGGATACCAAGAGCATCATGACG AATATCCGAGAGTTCTTCGAGCTGTCCTACCACTTGGACATCTTACCATCGATCTGGCGATACTACAAGACACCAACGTTCAAACGCCTCATGACTGTATTGGATGAACTCACGAGAATAATTATGGCCAAGGTAGACGAAGCTGTGATCCGGCTGGACAAGAATCCGAGCCAAGACAGTGACAGCCAAAGTGTGCTGGAGAAACTGCTAAAGGTCAATCGCGATGTAGCGGTTGTGATGGCGTTCGATATGCTGCTGGCTGGAGTTGATACG ACCTCCTCCGCAACATCCGGTATTCTGTACTGCTTAGCAAAGAACCCGGAGAAGCAGGCAAAGTTGCGGGAAGAACTACGAGCGATCCTCCCGAATAAGGACTCCCCGTTGACGCCGGAAAACATGAAGAACCTACCGTATCTTCGAGCGTGCATCAAGGAAGGTCTTCGGATGTACCCTCCGGTAGCTGGAAATGTGCGCCAAGCTGGGAAGGACATCGTCCTACAGGGTTACCAAATTCCCAAGGGG ACGGACGTTGCCATGGCTTCGATGATCCTGCACAGCGGAGAAGAGTACTTCGAGCGGGGTAACGAGTTCCTGCCGGAACGATGGCTCAAGGAAACTTCAGGATGTCCCAGCGGTAAGGACGTACATCCGTTCCTGTTCCTGCCGTTCGGGTTTGGTCCGCGGACTTGCGTGGGTCGTCGAATGGCCATGCTGGAGATGGAGATGCTGGTAGCACGAATTACGCGGCAATTTGAGTACCGGTGGAACTATGACGAGCTGAGGATTCTGAGCTCGCTGGTGCTGATTCCGGAGAACGAGATGAAGTTTGAGATGGTGGAAGTGGATAGTTAA
- the LOC120427863 gene encoding probable cytochrome P450 12a4, mitochondrial isoform X3, whose amino-acid sequence MFGRYNNLTFPDLHRSFRRDYGDIMVMPGQFGRKDMVMTFQPDDFKKLFRTEGQWPNRIALDTFVHYRKNVRPEVFKGMGGLVNEQGENWQSFRTIVNPVMMQPKTIQLYVDKLDEIAREFMGIIGEIRDEKNETPADFSQWLNRWALETVGVLALDTRLGVLGKDISADTKSIMTNIREFFELSYHLDILPSIWRYYKTPTFKRLMTVLDELTRIIMAKVDEAVIRLDKNPSQDSDSQSVLEKLLKVNRDVAVVMAFDMLLAGVDTTSSATSGILYCLAKNPEKQAKLREELRAILPNKDSPLTPENMKNLPYLRACIKEGLRMYPPVAGNVRQAGKDIVLQGYQIPKGTDVAMASMILHSGEEYFERGNEFLPERWLKETSGCPSGKDVHPFLFLPFGFGPRTCVGRRMAMLEMEMLVARITRQFEYRWNYDELRILSSLVLIPENEMKFEMVEVDS is encoded by the exons ATGTTTG GTCGTTACAACAACCTCACCTTCCCGGATCTGCATCGCAGCTTTCGACGGGATTACGGTGACATCATGGTCATGCCGGGACAGTTTGGCCGTAAGGATATGGTGATGACATTCCAGCCGGACGACTTCAAGAAGCTGTTCCGCACCGAGGGACAGTGGCCCAACCGGATCGCGCTGGACACCTTCGTGCACTACCGGAAGAACGTGCGACCGGAGGTGTTCAAGGGAATGGGAGGGCTGGTGAACGAGCAAGGGGAGAACTGGCAAAGCTTTCGAACGATCGTTAATCCGGTAATGATGCAGCCAAAGACGATTCAGCTGTACGTTGATAAGCTGGACGAGATCGCGAGAGAGTTCATGGGAAT AATTGGAGAAATACGCGATGAGAAGAATGAGACGCCAGCTGACTTCAGTCAGTGGTTGAATCGATGGGCTTTGGAGACGGTTGGAGTCTTAGCTTTGGACACCCGGTTGGGAGTGCTAGGAAAGGATATTTCTGCGGATACCAAGAGCATCATGACG AATATCCGAGAGTTCTTCGAGCTGTCCTACCACTTGGACATCTTACCATCGATCTGGCGATACTACAAGACACCAACGTTCAAACGCCTCATGACTGTATTGGATGAACTCACGAGAATAATTATGGCCAAGGTAGACGAAGCTGTGATCCGGCTGGACAAGAATCCGAGCCAAGACAGTGACAGCCAAAGTGTGCTGGAGAAACTGCTAAAGGTCAATCGCGATGTAGCGGTTGTGATGGCGTTCGATATGCTGCTGGCTGGAGTTGATACG ACCTCCTCCGCAACATCCGGTATTCTGTACTGCTTAGCAAAGAACCCGGAGAAGCAGGCAAAGTTGCGGGAAGAACTACGAGCGATCCTCCCGAATAAGGACTCCCCGTTGACGCCGGAAAACATGAAGAACCTACCGTATCTTCGAGCGTGCATCAAGGAAGGTCTTCGGATGTACCCTCCGGTAGCTGGAAATGTGCGCCAAGCTGGGAAGGACATCGTCCTACAGGGTTACCAAATTCCCAAGGGG ACGGACGTTGCCATGGCTTCGATGATCCTGCACAGCGGAGAAGAGTACTTCGAGCGGGGTAACGAGTTCCTGCCGGAACGATGGCTCAAGGAAACTTCAGGATGTCCCAGCGGTAAGGACGTACATCCGTTCCTGTTCCTGCCGTTCGGGTTTGGTCCGCGGACTTGCGTGGGTCGTCGAATGGCCATGCTGGAGATGGAGATGCTGGTAGCACGAATTACGCGGCAATTTGAGTACCGGTGGAACTATGACGAGCTGAGGATTCTGAGCTCGCTGGTGCTGATTCCGGAGAACGAGATGAAGTTTGAGATGGTGGAAGTGGATAGTTAA
- the LOC120427863 gene encoding cytochrome P450 CYP12A2-like isoform X4: MVMPGQFGRKDMVMTFQPDDFKKLFRTEGQWPNRIALDTFVHYRKNVRPEVFKGMGGLVNEQGENWQSFRTIVNPVMMQPKTIQLYVDKLDEIAREFMGIIGEIRDEKNETPADFSQWLNRWALETVGVLALDTRLGVLGKDISADTKSIMTNIREFFELSYHLDILPSIWRYYKTPTFKRLMTVLDELTRIIMAKVDEAVIRLDKNPSQDSDSQSVLEKLLKVNRDVAVVMAFDMLLAGVDTTSSATSGILYCLAKNPEKQAKLREELRAILPNKDSPLTPENMKNLPYLRACIKEGLRMYPPVAGNVRQAGKDIVLQGYQIPKGTDVAMASMILHSGEEYFERGNEFLPERWLKETSGCPSGKDVHPFLFLPFGFGPRTCVGRRMAMLEMEMLVARITRQFEYRWNYDELRILSSLVLIPENEMKFEMVEVDS, translated from the exons ATGGTCATGCCGGGACAGTTTGGCCGTAAGGATATGGTGATGACATTCCAGCCGGACGACTTCAAGAAGCTGTTCCGCACCGAGGGACAGTGGCCCAACCGGATCGCGCTGGACACCTTCGTGCACTACCGGAAGAACGTGCGACCGGAGGTGTTCAAGGGAATGGGAGGGCTGGTGAACGAGCAAGGGGAGAACTGGCAAAGCTTTCGAACGATCGTTAATCCGGTAATGATGCAGCCAAAGACGATTCAGCTGTACGTTGATAAGCTGGACGAGATCGCGAGAGAGTTCATGGGAAT AATTGGAGAAATACGCGATGAGAAGAATGAGACGCCAGCTGACTTCAGTCAGTGGTTGAATCGATGGGCTTTGGAGACGGTTGGAGTCTTAGCTTTGGACACCCGGTTGGGAGTGCTAGGAAAGGATATTTCTGCGGATACCAAGAGCATCATGACG AATATCCGAGAGTTCTTCGAGCTGTCCTACCACTTGGACATCTTACCATCGATCTGGCGATACTACAAGACACCAACGTTCAAACGCCTCATGACTGTATTGGATGAACTCACGAGAATAATTATGGCCAAGGTAGACGAAGCTGTGATCCGGCTGGACAAGAATCCGAGCCAAGACAGTGACAGCCAAAGTGTGCTGGAGAAACTGCTAAAGGTCAATCGCGATGTAGCGGTTGTGATGGCGTTCGATATGCTGCTGGCTGGAGTTGATACG ACCTCCTCCGCAACATCCGGTATTCTGTACTGCTTAGCAAAGAACCCGGAGAAGCAGGCAAAGTTGCGGGAAGAACTACGAGCGATCCTCCCGAATAAGGACTCCCCGTTGACGCCGGAAAACATGAAGAACCTACCGTATCTTCGAGCGTGCATCAAGGAAGGTCTTCGGATGTACCCTCCGGTAGCTGGAAATGTGCGCCAAGCTGGGAAGGACATCGTCCTACAGGGTTACCAAATTCCCAAGGGG ACGGACGTTGCCATGGCTTCGATGATCCTGCACAGCGGAGAAGAGTACTTCGAGCGGGGTAACGAGTTCCTGCCGGAACGATGGCTCAAGGAAACTTCAGGATGTCCCAGCGGTAAGGACGTACATCCGTTCCTGTTCCTGCCGTTCGGGTTTGGTCCGCGGACTTGCGTGGGTCGTCGAATGGCCATGCTGGAGATGGAGATGCTGGTAGCACGAATTACGCGGCAATTTGAGTACCGGTGGAACTATGACGAGCTGAGGATTCTGAGCTCGCTGGTGCTGATTCCGGAGAACGAGATGAAGTTTGAGATGGTGGAAGTGGATAGTTAA
- the LOC128093171 gene encoding probable cytochrome P450 12a5, mitochondrial — translation MLHLERWLKDTEGCPSGKTANPFLFLPFGFGPRMCIGRRMAMMEMEMIVARVTRQFEYRWNYGELHILSALVNIPKNELRFQMTEVDS, via the coding sequence atgttacacCTTGAGCGGTGGCTCAAGGACACCGAAGGTTGTCCCAGCGGCAAAACTGCGAATCCGTTCCTCTTCCTCCCATTTGGATTTGGACCTCGGATGTGCATCGGACGCCGGATGGCCATGATGGAGATGGAGATGATTGTGGCGAGAGTTACGCGCCAATTTGAGTACCGCTGGAACTATGGCGAGCTGCACATCTTGAGCGCGTTGGTCAACATTCCGAAGAACGAGCTGCGCTTCCAGATGACCGAAGTTGATAGTTAG
- the LOC128093170 gene encoding probable cytochrome P450 12a5, mitochondrial translates to MLRKLEFSCLKVYSSPLTVRLRRVQTAAAEPSADPEWANALPYERIPRPSVLKMLRGFAPGGRYHDVTLLDIHRRMREDYGDLLVMPGVFGRNDFVLTYNTDDFVKLFRNEGPWPHRRGIDTFDYYRKNVRPEVFRGWGGLLSEQGENWQQFRTIVNPVMMQPKTIRLYVDKLDEIAREFMGVIGELRDEKNELPGDFNQWLNRWALESIGVLALDTRLGALQKDLSADTSSMVTYIREMFELTYQLDILPSIWKYYKTPAFKRLMTIFDELTRIIMSHVDAAVVRLEKNPTLSSDQQSVLEKLLKVDRNVALVMVFDMLLAGVDTTSSGSTGVLYCLAKNPEKQARLREELRSILPKKDSPLTPDNMKNLPYLKACIKEGLRLYPPAVGNLRAAGKDLVLQGYRVPKGTDVGMASVVLYQEDQHFARGKEFLPERWLKDTEGCPSGKTANPFLFLPFGFGPRMCIGRRMAMMEMEMIVARVTRQFEYRWNYGELHILSALVNIPKNELRFQMTEVDS, encoded by the exons ATGTTGCGAAAACTTGAATTTAGTTGCTTAAAAGTGTACTCAAGCCCACTAACGGTAAGGCTTCGAAGAGTTCAGACAGCGGCTGCGGAACCTAGCGCAGATCCGGAATGGGCCAATGCGCTGCCGTATGAGCGGATCCCGCGCCCAAGTGTGCTGAAAATGCTGCGGGGCTTTGCGCCTGGAGGTCGCTACCATGACGTCACGCTGCTGGACATTCATCGGCGTATGCGCGAAGACTACGGCGATCTGTTGGTGATGCCGGGGGTGTTTGGACGGAACGATTTCGTGCTAACGTACAACACGGATGATTTTGTGAAGCTGTTCAGGAATGAGGGACCGTGGCCGCATCGGAGGGGGATTGATACGTTTGACTATTATCGAAAGAATGTGCGGCCGGAAGTGTTCAGGGGTTGGGGAGGGTTGCTCTCGGAGCAGGGCGAGAACTGGCAGCAGTTCCGTACGATTGTTAATCCGGTGATGATGCAGCCCAAGACGATTCGGCTGTACGTGGACAAGCTGGATGAGATCGCAAGGGAGTTCATGGGAGT AATTGGTGAACTGCGCGATGAGAAGAATGAACTTCCAGGTGACTTCAATCAGTGGTTGAACCGATGGGCACTGGAATCGATTGGAGTGCTGGCTTTGGATACGAGACTGGGAGCATTGCAGAAGGATCTCTCAGCTGATACAAGCAGCATGGTGACG TACATCCGGGAGATGTTCGAACTGACCTACCAACTGGACATTCTACCTTCAATCTGGAAGTACTACAAAACACCAGCGTTTAAGCGTCTGATGACAATCTTCGACGAACTGACCAGGATCATCATGTCCCACGTTGACGCGGCTGTAGTCCGACTGGAGAAGAATCCAACTCTGTCTAGTGATCAGCAAAGCGTCCTCGAGAAACTGCTGAAAGTTGATCGTAACGTCGCACTCGTAATGGTATTCGATATGTTGCTGGCTGGCGTCGATACAACCTCCTCAGGATCAACTGGCGTTTTGTACTGCTTGGCGAAAAACCCAGAGAAACAAGCAAGGTTGCGAGAAGAGCTGAGGTCCATTCTTCCGAAGAAAGACTCCCCTTTGACGCCGGATAACATGAAGAATCTACCGTATTTGAAAGCTTGCATCAAGGAAGGTCTTCGGCTGTATCCTCCGGCTGTTGGTAATCTGCGGGCAGCTGGGAAAGATCTCGTTCTTCAGGGTTATCGGGTTCCTAAGGGG ACCGACGTCGGTATGGCATCGGTAGTCCTCTACCAAGAAGATCAGCACTTTGCCCGCGGCAAGGAGTTCCTCCCGGAGCGGTGGCTCAAGGACACCGAAGGTTGTCCCAGCGGCAAAACTGCGAATCCGTTCCTCTTCCTCCCATTTGGATTTGGACCTCGGATGTGCATCGGACGCCGGATGGCCATGATGGAGATGGAGATGATTGTGGCGAGAGTTACGCGCCAATTTGAGTACCGCTGGAACTATGGCGAGCTGCACATCTTGAGCGCGTTGGTCAACATTCCGAAGAACGAGCTGCGCTTCCAGATGACCGAAGTTGATAGTTAG
- the LOC120427861 gene encoding probable cytochrome P450 12a4, mitochondrial, giving the protein MLRSIIFKPKSSSFFAAKIRFQSVQARPQQVASDGVDPEWPYALPYEKIPRLGWLTMLRGFAPGGRYHNLPILDAHRRFREDFGDLLVIPGILGRKDTVVSYSPDDYEKLFRTEGHWPNRRGLDTFVHYRKHVRPDVFKGLGGLVNEQGESWQQFRTIVNPVMLQPKTIRLYVDKLDEVAREFMGVIRDIRDEKNELPADFNQWLNRWALETMGVLALDTRLGVLDKEMSTEISNIVKYNREVLELMYQLDILPSIWKFYKTKSFKRLMTLLDEVTRIVMAKVNEAVVRLEKNPTTNNDNQSVLEKLLKIDRNVAIVMALDMLLAGVDTTSAGSSGILYCLAKNPEKQARLREELRTILPHKNSPLTPENMRNLPYLRACIKEGLRLYTPTAGNIRAAGKDIVLQGYRIPKGTDVAMTSIILYQDDQYFPRGKEFLPERWLKERSSGCPSGKDTHRFLFLPFGFGPRACIGLRMANLELEMIVARVVRQYEVRWNYDDFRLVSNLINAPANELRYQMVEVDH; this is encoded by the exons ATGCTACGcagtattatttttaaaccaaagTCTTCATCATTTTTTGCGGCAAAGATTCGCTTTCAAAGTGTCCAGGCGCGACCTCAGCAAGTGGCCTCCGATGGCGTTGATCCCGAATGGCCCTACGCGCTGCCGTACGAGAAGATTCCTCGGCTGGGTTGGCTAACTATGCTCAGAGGATTCGCTCCCGGAG GTCGATATCACAACCTGCCCATTCTGGACGCGCATCGGCGCTTCCGGGAGGACTTTGGTGATCTGTTGGTGATTCCGGGTATTTTGGGTCGGAAAGATACGGTGGTTAGCTACAGTCCGGATGACTACGAGAAGCTGTTCCGTACCGAGGGACATTGGCCGAATCGAAGGGGACTAGATACCTTCGTGCACTACCGAAAGCATGTTCGGCCGGATGTGTTCAAGGGACTTGGAGGGTTGGTGAACGAACAGGGGGAAAGCTGGCAACAGTTTCGGACGATCGTGAATCCGGTGATGCTGCAGCCGAAGACGATTCGTCTGTACGTGGACAAGTTGGATGAGGTTGCGCGGGAGTTCATGGGAGT AATTCGAGACATTCGTGATGAGAAGAATGAACTGCCGGCTGATTTTAATCAGTGGTTGAACCGATGGGCACTTGAAACGATGGGAGTGTTGGCTCTGGACACCAGACTTGGAGTGCTTGATAAGGAGATGTCAACGGAAATCAGTAACATCGTGAAGTACAACCGAGAAGTTCTGGAGCTAATGTATCAGCTGGACATTCTACCGTCGATTTGGaagttttacaaaacaaaatcattcaAGCGGCTCATGACCCTGTTAGATGAAGTTACGCGAATTGTAATGGCCAAGGTGAACGAAGCCGTCGTCCGGCTGGAGAAAAATCCGACCACAAACAACGACAACCAGAGCGTTCTGGAGAAGCTTCTGAAGATCGATCGCAACGTGGCGATCGTAATGGCGCTGGACATGCTGCTAGCTGGAGTCGATACGACCTCTGCCGGATCCAGCGGCATTCTGTACTGCTTGGCCAAAAATCCAGAGAAGCAGGCGAGGTTGCGGGAAGAGCTGAGGACTATTCTTCCGCATAAGAACTCACCGCTGACGCCGGAAAACATGCGCAATCTTCCGTATCTTCGAGCTTGCATAAAGGAAGGTCTACGGCTGTACACTCCAACGGCCGGGAATATCCGAGCAGCTGGCAAGGACATCGTACTGCAAGGTTATCGGATTCCCAAGGGG ACGGACGTCGCCATGACCTCGATCATCCTGTACCAAGACGACCAGTACTTCCCACGTGGCAAGGAGTTCCTCCCGGAACGGTGGCTCAAGGAACGCTCTTCGGGTTGTCCCAGCGGCAAGGACACCCATCGTTTCCTGTTTCTGCCGTTCggatttggcccgcgggcctgCATCGGACTTCGGATGGCCAACCTGGAGCTGGAGATGATCGTGGCGCGGGTCGTCCGTCAATACGAGGTTCGCTGGAACTACGACGATTTCCGTTTGGTCAGCAACCTGATCAACGCTCCGGCGAACGAACTTCGCTACCAGATGGTCGAAGTGGACCACTAG
- the LOC120427865 gene encoding probable cytochrome P450 12a5, mitochondrial, producing the protein MLRSLVAYKPGCSVAFAGPAAVRWRSVQAQPASDVDPEWANALPYEKIPQPGVLKMLRGFAPGGRYYDVNIMELHRRFRADYGNLVIFPGAFGRKDTVVSYSPDDYQKLFRSEGPWPNRRGLDTFMHYRNEVRPDVFKGMGGLVNEQGENWHHFRTIVNPVMLQPKTVRLYVDKLDEVSRDFMGIIRNLRDDKNELPGDFNQWLNRWALEMIGVLALDTRFGVLEKDISQDSSDMIKYVREVFELTYQLDVLPSVWKYYKTPAFKRLMNVLDELTRIIMSKVDEAIVRMEKNPSASSDNQSVLEKLLKVDRHVAVVMALDMLLAGVDTTASGTIGILYCLAKNPDKQAKLREELRTVLPNKDSPLTPDNMRNLPYLRACIKESLRMYPPTAGNIRAAGKDLVLQGYQIPKGTDVAMASVIMYTEDQHFARGSEFLPERWLKETSGCPSGKDAHPFLFLPFGFGPRTCIGRRLAMMEMEMVVARVTRQFEYRWNYDELKILTALVNIPSNELRFEMVEVDS; encoded by the exons ATGTTGCGAAGTTTAGTTGCGTACAAGCCCGGTTGTTCTGTGGCGTTCGCTGGACCGGCTGCCGTTCGTTGGCGTAGCGTCCAGGCGCAGCCGGCATCCGATGTCGATCCGGAGTGGGCCAACGCCCTGCCGTACGAGAAGATCCCACAGCCTGGAGTGCTGAAGATGCTCAGGGGATTCGCACCCGGAG GTCGCTACTACGATGTCAACATTATGGAGCTTCATCGGCGTTTTCGCGCGGACTACGGAAACTTGGTGATCTTTCCGGGGGCTTTCGGACGGAAGGATACGGTGGTAAGTTACAGTCCGGATGACTACCAGAAGCTGTTCCGGAGCGAGGGGCCGTGGCCGAATCGAAGGGGGCTGGACACCTTTATGCACTACAGGAACGAGGTTCGGCCGGATGTGTTCAAGGGGATGGGAGGGCTGGTGAACGAGCAGGGGGAAAACTGGCATCACTTCCGGACGATCGTGAACCCGGTGATGTTGCAGCCGAAGACGGTTCGGCTGTACGTGGACAAGCTGGATGAGGTTTCCAGGGATTTCATGGGAAT AATTCGTAACTTGCGTGATGACAAGAACGAACTGCCAGGTGATTTCAACCAGTGGTTGAACCGTTGGGCTCTTGAGATGATCGGAGTGCTGGCTTTGGACACGAGGTTTGGGGTTTTGGAGAAGGATATATCCCAAGATTCCAGCGATATGATCAAGTACGTACGAGAGGTGTTCGAGCTGACCTATCAGCTGGACGTGTTGCCATCAGTCTGGAAGTACTACAAGACTCCAGCGTTTAAGCGACTGATGAACGTTCTGGATGAACTAACCAG AATCATCATGTCCAAGGTGGACGAAGCCATAGTCCGGATGGAGAAGAATCCCTCAGCGTCCAGCGACAACCAGAGTGTTTTGGAGAAACTCCTCAAAGTTGATCGCCACGTTGCGGTCGTAATGGCACTGGATATGCTGCTAGCCGGAGTGGATACCACCGCTTCCGGAACCATCGGAATCCTGTACTGCTTGGCCAAAAATCCGGACAAGCAGGCCAAACTTCGGGAAGAACTTCGCACAGTCTTGCCGAACAAAGACTCCCCGTTGACGCCGGATAACATGCGGAACCTTCCGTATCTTCGAGCTTGCATCAAGGAATCTCTGCGAATGTATCCGCCAACGGCCGGGAACATCCGTGCAGCTGGAAAGGATCTGGTTCTTCAGGGATATCAGATTCCCAAGGGG ACTGACGTAGCCATGGCCTCCGTCATCATGTACACCGAAGATCAGCACTTCGCCCGCGGGTCGGAATTCCTGCCAGAGCGCTGGCTCAAGGAAACTTCCGGTTGTCCCAGCGGAAAGGACGCGCATCCGTTTCTGTTCCTGCCGTTCGGTTTCGGGCCACGGACCTGCATCGGGCGGCGGCTGGCCATGATGGAGATGGAGATGGTCGTGGCGCGGGTTACACGCCAATTCGAGTACCGCTGGAACTATGACGAGCTGAAGATTCTGACGGCACTGGTGAACATTCCGTCGAACGAGCTGCGGTTCGAGATGGTGGAGGTCGATAGTTAG